A genomic region of Anaerolineae bacterium contains the following coding sequences:
- a CDS encoding response regulator: MIVDDDPDFLFLCRRILEAEGYQVMEARSGSQALEVMRKTPPDLVLLDVMMSTTLEGVDVSKMLKADPALKHIPLIMISSITTSEYASEYPEERVPIDAWISKPIQPEFLLKTVRRFLK, translated from the coding sequence TTGATTGTGGATGATGATCCTGATTTCCTGTTTCTCTGCCGCAGGATCCTCGAGGCAGAAGGCTACCAGGTGATGGAAGCCCGAAGCGGAAGCCAGGCCCTGGAAGTGATGCGCAAGACCCCACCTGACCTTGTCCTCCTCGACGTGATGATGAGCACCACTTTGGAGGGCGTGGACGTCAGTAAGATGTTGAAAGCGGACCCGGCTCTCAAGCACATCCCTCTGATCATGATCTCCTCCATTACAACCAGCGAATACGCCAGCGAGTATCCTGAAGAACGGGTTCCCATTGATGCCTGGATATCCAAACCGATTCAACCCGAATTCCTGTTGAAAACCGTGCGGCGGTTCCTCAAGTAG